The Streptomyces sp. NBC_01255 genome window below encodes:
- a CDS encoding TetR/AcrR family transcriptional regulator — protein sequence MARVRLSVAERRDELLRAAVDQIEARGVTAVRISDVASALGVSNALVLYHFSTKEQLVAAAFSHAAEGDLARLRQLLGRRSTAVRRLRAAVRWYAPTGQAKGWRLWIEGWAASLRDPELREVAASLDREWKAALARVIGEGVADGEFRCPDPTAAAWRLTAFLDGLAVQTTAYAGSLSRATLLRWADAALARELGLPEETRDGPEGSAQARADGAPDEARDGIPAATPGADGPPGA from the coding sequence GTGGCGAGAGTGCGGTTGAGCGTGGCGGAGCGGCGGGACGAGCTGCTGCGGGCCGCCGTCGACCAGATCGAGGCCCGGGGCGTCACCGCCGTCCGGATCTCCGACGTGGCGTCGGCGCTCGGGGTGAGCAACGCCCTCGTGCTCTACCACTTCTCGACCAAGGAACAGCTGGTCGCCGCCGCCTTCTCGCACGCGGCCGAGGGCGACCTCGCCCGCCTGCGGCAGCTGCTCGGACGGCGCTCCACGGCGGTGCGGCGACTGCGCGCCGCGGTGCGCTGGTACGCGCCGACCGGGCAGGCCAAGGGCTGGCGGCTGTGGATCGAGGGATGGGCCGCTTCGCTGCGCGACCCCGAGCTGCGCGAGGTCGCCGCGTCGCTGGACCGGGAGTGGAAGGCGGCGCTGGCCCGGGTGATCGGGGAGGGGGTCGCGGACGGCGAGTTCCGGTGTCCGGATCCGACCGCGGCGGCCTGGCGGCTCACCGCGTTCCTCGACGGGCTCGCGGTACAGACGACGGCGTACGCCGGCTCCCTGTCGCGCGCCACGCTGCTGCGGTGGGCGGACGCCGCCCTCGCCCGGGAGCTGGGCCTGCCCGAGGAGACACGGGACGGCCCGGAGGGCAGCGCACAGGCCCGTGCGGACGGCGCACCGGACGAGGCCCGGGACGGCATCCCCGCGGCCACGCCGGGCGCGGACGGTCCGCCCGGCGCGTAG
- a CDS encoding STM4015 family protein encodes MTIGKYQQDFHGLPVFDFPSAGADGTASTPLPDAAAVAWRISAPTYSEPEDELWEPQFERFLKTVDPTQVRALVVGGWDEAYEESSAPIVAALIAARDRLTDLRAVFLGDMTGEDCEISWIVQSDVTPLLAAYPALREFGVRGGSELEFPPIRHEGLETLVVETGGLPAEVVRGIAGSELPALENLELWLGTDNYGGDSTTEDLAPLLAGTAFPALRSLGLCNSVIQDEVAAAVAGAPVVARIERLDLSKGVLTDEGAAALLDGQPLTHLTRLDLSHHFLSEAMSDRVRAALAPHGVTVVLDDAQEPEDYGDGSVYRYVAVAE; translated from the coding sequence ATGACCATCGGGAAATACCAGCAGGATTTCCACGGCCTTCCCGTGTTCGACTTCCCGAGTGCCGGCGCGGACGGGACCGCGTCCACCCCGCTGCCGGACGCCGCCGCCGTCGCCTGGCGGATCTCCGCCCCGACGTACAGCGAGCCCGAGGACGAGCTCTGGGAGCCGCAGTTCGAGCGGTTCCTCAAGACGGTCGACCCCACCCAGGTCCGCGCGCTGGTCGTCGGCGGCTGGGACGAGGCGTACGAGGAATCGTCCGCGCCCATCGTCGCGGCGCTGATCGCCGCCCGCGACCGGCTCACGGACCTGCGGGCGGTGTTCCTCGGCGACATGACGGGCGAGGACTGTGAGATCTCGTGGATCGTCCAGTCCGACGTGACGCCGCTGCTCGCCGCCTACCCGGCCCTGCGGGAGTTCGGGGTGCGCGGGGGCTCGGAGCTGGAGTTCCCGCCGATCCGGCACGAGGGCCTGGAGACCCTGGTGGTCGAGACGGGCGGTCTGCCCGCCGAGGTCGTGCGCGGGATCGCCGGCAGCGAGCTGCCCGCGCTGGAGAACCTCGAACTCTGGCTCGGCACCGACAACTACGGCGGCGACAGCACCACCGAGGACCTGGCACCGCTGCTCGCCGGGACGGCCTTCCCCGCCCTGCGCAGCCTGGGACTGTGCAACAGCGTCATCCAGGACGAGGTCGCCGCGGCCGTGGCCGGCGCCCCGGTCGTCGCCCGGATCGAGCGGCTCGACCTCTCCAAGGGCGTCCTGACGGACGAGGGCGCGGCCGCCCTGCTCGACGGGCAGCCGCTCACCCACCTCACCCGCCTCGACCTCTCCCACCACTTCCTGTCGGAGGCGATGAGCGACCGGGTCCGCGCCGCGCTCGCCCCGCACGGCGTCACGGTCGTCCTCGACGACGCCCAGGAGCCGGAGGACTACGGTGACGGCTCGGTCTACCGGTACGTCGCGGTAGCCGAATGA
- a CDS encoding DUF6126 family protein yields the protein MSEKSRPVTGEERGEGKFPKGLALRLFAYLIAGHLFAGFLYLLFMLGGQNQ from the coding sequence ATGTCCGAGAAGTCACGACCTGTCACCGGTGAAGAGCGCGGGGAAGGCAAGTTTCCCAAGGGGCTGGCCCTCCGCCTCTTCGCGTACCTGATCGCCGGGCACCTCTTCGCCGGCTTCCTCTACCTGCTCTTCATGCTCGGCGGGCAGAACCAGTAG
- a CDS encoding STM4012 family radical SAM protein produces MSDTTTPRPYRSYVYAYPHKTAYRALPDRPSLDALWAAEPKDALSLYAHIPFCEVRCGFCNLFTRIGAPDELTTRYLDALDRQATAVREALGDPRGDSAPVRFATAAFGGGTPTFLTAAELERLCDIAEKRMGVDLRAVPLSVETSPATATADRLTVLAERGATRLSIGVQSFVEAEARAAVRPQRRADVEAALGRIRDTGVPVLNIDLIYGIDGQTEESWRSSLDAALAWCPEELYLYPLYVRPLTGLGRISPGADREWDERRLRLYRYGRDHLRAHGYEQVSMRMFRRTDAAPLGPDDYACQTDGMIGLGCGARSYTSALHYSFDYAVDMREIRSIIDAYTETEDFSRVEVGRWVDAEEARRRHLLQSLLQAEGMPVAGYEERFGSSPFADFPAELARFASLGWLDEDAPAGLLRLSPEGLAYSDGLGPELFSPDVRAAMAAYEPK; encoded by the coding sequence ATGAGCGACACCACCACCCCGCGCCCGTACCGCAGCTACGTCTACGCCTATCCGCACAAGACGGCGTACCGCGCGCTCCCCGACCGGCCGTCCCTCGACGCCCTCTGGGCGGCGGAGCCGAAGGACGCGCTCTCCCTCTACGCGCACATACCGTTCTGCGAGGTCCGCTGCGGGTTCTGCAATCTCTTCACCCGCATCGGCGCCCCCGACGAGCTGACCACCCGCTACCTCGACGCCCTCGACCGCCAGGCCACGGCCGTCCGCGAGGCGCTCGGCGACCCCCGAGGGGACAGCGCTCCCGTGCGGTTCGCCACGGCCGCGTTCGGCGGTGGCACGCCCACCTTCCTCACCGCCGCCGAGCTGGAGCGGCTCTGCGACATCGCCGAGAAGCGGATGGGGGTCGATCTGCGGGCCGTACCGCTGTCCGTCGAGACGTCCCCCGCGACCGCGACCGCCGACCGGCTCACGGTCCTCGCCGAGCGGGGCGCGACCCGCCTCAGCATCGGCGTGCAGAGCTTCGTGGAGGCGGAGGCGCGGGCGGCGGTCCGGCCGCAGCGGCGCGCGGACGTCGAGGCCGCGCTCGGCAGGATCCGGGACACCGGTGTGCCCGTCCTCAACATCGACCTGATCTACGGGATCGACGGCCAGACCGAGGAGTCCTGGCGTTCCTCGCTCGACGCGGCGCTCGCCTGGTGCCCCGAGGAGCTGTACCTCTACCCGCTGTACGTCCGGCCGCTCACCGGTCTCGGCCGGATCTCCCCCGGGGCCGACCGCGAGTGGGACGAGCGGCGGCTGCGCCTCTACCGGTACGGCCGGGACCACCTCCGCGCGCACGGCTACGAGCAGGTGTCGATGCGGATGTTCCGCCGGACGGACGCCGCGCCCCTCGGCCCGGACGACTACGCGTGCCAGACGGACGGGATGATCGGCCTGGGCTGCGGCGCCCGCTCGTACACCTCGGCGCTGCACTACTCCTTCGACTACGCCGTCGACATGCGCGAGATCCGCTCGATCATCGACGCGTACACGGAGACAGAGGACTTCTCCCGCGTCGAGGTCGGCCGGTGGGTCGATGCCGAGGAGGCCCGCCGCCGCCATCTGCTCCAGTCGCTGCTCCAGGCCGAGGGCATGCCGGTCGCCGGCTACGAGGAGCGGTTCGGCTCCTCCCCGTTCGCGGACTTCCCCGCGGAGCTGGCCCGTTTCGCGTCCCTCGGCTGGCTCGACGAGGACGCCCCGGCGGGGCTGCTCCGGCTGTCACCGGAGGGGCTCGCGTACTCGGACGGGCTCGGCCCGGAGCTGTTCTCGCCCGACGTGCGGGCCGCCATGGCCGCGTACGAGCCGAAGTAG
- a CDS encoding tyrosine-protein phosphatase, whose product MTQQLPQVPPTEANEPELAEVRNFRDVGGLPTTDGRAVRPGRLFRSGHLAHATETDAAFLASLGLHTVFDFRNEADRKVEGADVELPGVRNVNIPLNDPADGKEFWKLVCDGDIAQLRDILGDGKAAARMSDSYRKMVVERTSEHSRILHSMAEESVPALMHCAAGKDRAGLSIAITLLALGVEVEAIEADYVKSNDPHRRYKVRRSSTGADAMSPEVMELLSPLFDARVEYLRGAFETIEATWGSVETYLTEGLKLAPETRERLRERFLTEA is encoded by the coding sequence GTGACGCAGCAGCTGCCGCAGGTCCCGCCCACCGAAGCGAACGAACCCGAGCTGGCCGAGGTCCGCAACTTCCGGGACGTGGGCGGCCTGCCGACGACGGACGGGCGCGCCGTGCGGCCCGGACGCCTCTTCCGCAGCGGCCACCTCGCCCACGCCACCGAGACCGACGCCGCCTTCCTCGCCTCACTGGGCCTGCACACCGTCTTCGACTTCCGCAACGAGGCCGACCGCAAGGTCGAGGGTGCGGACGTCGAGCTCCCCGGCGTGCGAAACGTGAACATACCCCTCAACGACCCCGCCGACGGCAAGGAGTTCTGGAAGCTGGTGTGCGACGGCGACATCGCGCAGTTGCGGGACATCCTGGGCGACGGCAAGGCGGCGGCCCGTATGTCCGACTCGTACCGGAAGATGGTGGTCGAGCGGACGTCGGAGCACAGCCGGATCCTGCACTCCATGGCCGAGGAGAGCGTCCCGGCCCTGATGCACTGCGCGGCGGGCAAGGACCGCGCCGGCCTCTCCATCGCGATCACGCTGCTCGCCCTCGGCGTCGAGGTCGAGGCGATCGAGGCGGACTACGTGAAGTCGAACGACCCGCACCGCCGCTACAAGGTGCGCCGCAGCTCCACCGGCGCGGACGCGATGTCGCCCGAGGTGATGGAGCTGCTGAGCCCGCTCTTCGACGCGCGGGTGGAGTATCTGCGGGGCGCCTTCGAGACGATCGAGGCGACGTGGGGCTCGGTCGAGACCTACCTCACGGAGGGGCTGAAGCTGGCCCCCGAGACCCGCGAGCGGCTGCGGGAGCGCTTCCTCACGGAGGCGTGA
- a CDS encoding M23 family metallopeptidase, with protein MPAKGKHRRPKINSITRGLVVASTGGAVVALPLLGATGAHAAEQAAPAAVPAQAVAAAQVKAPAALQAAPTAAAKAAPKTYSVVSGDYLSKIATEHHLAGGWQKLYADNRQVVGENPSLILPGMKLTLGAKNTAAAAPKSAAPKAAAPKAAPKAAPKAAPESTQSSEKNGDSSRASRSSQRAAAPAAASAESSSSQSSQTSQSSGASTSASGWVAPVSAGFSTPYRASGSMWSSGYHTGVDFTASSGTTVRAVGAGTVVSAGWSGAYGNEVVIQHADGNYSQYAHLSSLSVSSGQTVTGGQQIGLSGSTGNSTGPHLHFEIRTSPSYGSDVDPLAYLRQHGVSV; from the coding sequence ATGCCCGCGAAGGGTAAGCACCGCCGTCCCAAGATCAATTCCATCACGCGTGGTCTCGTCGTCGCCAGTACGGGAGGCGCCGTCGTCGCCCTTCCGCTCCTCGGCGCCACCGGAGCCCACGCCGCCGAGCAGGCCGCCCCGGCCGCCGTCCCCGCCCAGGCCGTCGCCGCCGCTCAGGTGAAGGCGCCCGCCGCCCTCCAGGCCGCGCCCACCGCCGCCGCGAAGGCCGCGCCGAAGACGTACTCCGTCGTCAGCGGCGACTACCTGTCGAAGATCGCCACCGAGCACCACCTCGCAGGCGGCTGGCAGAAGCTCTACGCGGACAACCGCCAGGTCGTCGGCGAGAACCCCTCGCTGATCCTGCCCGGCATGAAGCTCACGCTCGGCGCGAAGAACACCGCCGCCGCCGCTCCGAAGAGCGCCGCGCCCAAGGCCGCCGCCCCGAAGGCGGCTCCGAAGGCCGCCCCGAAGGCCGCTCCCGAGAGCACGCAGAGCTCCGAGAAGAACGGCGACTCCTCGCGTGCCTCGCGCAGCAGCCAGCGCGCCGCCGCTCCGGCCGCCGCCTCCGCCGAGTCCTCCTCGTCGCAGTCGTCGCAGACCTCCCAGTCGTCCGGGGCCTCGACCTCCGCGTCCGGCTGGGTCGCCCCCGTCAGCGCCGGCTTCTCCACCCCGTACCGCGCCTCCGGCTCCATGTGGTCCTCCGGCTACCACACCGGTGTCGACTTCACCGCCTCCTCCGGCACCACCGTCCGCGCCGTCGGCGCCGGCACGGTCGTCTCCGCCGGCTGGAGCGGCGCCTACGGCAACGAGGTCGTCATCCAGCACGCCGACGGCAACTACTCGCAGTACGCGCACCTCTCCTCCCTCTCCGTCTCGTCCGGCCAGACCGTCACCGGCGGCCAGCAGATCGGCCTCTCCGGCTCGACCGGCAACTCCACCGGCCCGCACCTGCACTTCGAGATCCGCACCTCCCCGAGCTACGGCTCCGACGTCGACCCGCTGGCCTACCTGCGCCAGCACGGCGTCTCCGTCTGA
- a CDS encoding SGNH/GDSL hydrolase family protein, with translation MADDSRSRDKNAFGSYAAIGDSFTEGVGDPGPDGTYVGWADRFAVLLADELPEHDDFRYANLAVRGRLLDQIVAEQVPRAKELAPDLVTFCAGGNDIIRPGTDPDDVAERFERAVADLTSAVGTVMVTTGFDTRDIPVLRHLRGKIATYTAHVRSIADRYDCPVLDLWSLKSVQDLRAWDDDRLHLSPDGHTRVALRAAQVLGLPVPADPDQPWPPRPPRGTLEVRRDDLNWAKEYLVPWIGRRLRGESSGDHVEAKRPDLMPL, from the coding sequence GTGGCAGACGATTCGAGATCAAGAGACAAGAACGCATTCGGGTCGTACGCGGCGATCGGTGACAGCTTCACCGAGGGCGTCGGAGACCCCGGGCCCGACGGGACGTACGTCGGCTGGGCGGACCGCTTCGCGGTGCTGCTCGCCGACGAGCTGCCGGAGCACGACGACTTCCGCTACGCCAACCTGGCCGTACGCGGGCGCCTGCTCGACCAGATCGTGGCGGAACAGGTCCCCCGGGCGAAGGAACTCGCCCCCGACCTGGTGACCTTCTGTGCCGGCGGCAACGACATCATCCGGCCCGGCACCGACCCCGACGACGTGGCCGAGCGCTTCGAGCGCGCCGTCGCCGACCTGACCTCCGCCGTCGGCACCGTCATGGTGACCACCGGCTTCGACACCCGTGACATCCCCGTGCTCCGGCACCTGCGCGGGAAGATCGCCACCTACACGGCCCACGTCCGGTCCATCGCGGACCGCTACGACTGCCCGGTCCTCGACCTGTGGTCGCTCAAGTCCGTGCAGGACCTGCGGGCCTGGGACGACGACCGGCTGCACCTCTCGCCCGACGGCCACACCCGCGTCGCCCTGCGTGCCGCCCAGGTCCTCGGCCTGCCGGTGCCCGCCGACCCGGACCAGCCGTGGCCGCCGCGCCCCCCGCGCGGCACGCTGGAGGTCCGCCGCGACGACCTCAACTGGGCCAAGGAGTACCTCGTGCCCTGGATCGGGCGCAGGCTGCGCGGCGAGAGCTCGGGCGACCACGTCGAGGCGAAGCGCCCCGACCTCATGCCCCTGTAG
- a CDS encoding SIMPL domain-containing protein gives MTTRQPRTATTAHTAPTARIAVPPRTAATARASATARTARLLAATAVLGGLLAGTAAPALAAAPDRTALRTAARAAAPATVSVSGTGRAAAAPDLAILSVGVEATRKTAKEAMAAQSTAAKALLDVLHKQGIEDRDIRTDSLSLSPVYTQSPEGESKVTGYQAGQSFSVKVRDLDRTGQVIGAVNDATGDEGRINGVVFDVADPSALRVKAREAAFQDAYEKASQHARLSGHRLGRLVSLSEGDSMRPGHGAVPSMPADESGVPLAPGEIEEQVTVSAVFELL, from the coding sequence GTGACGACCCGCCAGCCCCGGACCGCGACGACCGCTCACACCGCGCCGACCGCCCGTATCGCGGTGCCCCCTCGTACCGCGGCGACCGCTCGTGCCTCCGCGACCGCCCGCACTGCCCGTCTGCTCGCCGCCACCGCCGTGCTCGGCGGGCTGCTCGCCGGCACGGCCGCCCCCGCCCTGGCCGCCGCGCCCGACCGGACCGCCCTCCGCACCGCGGCCCGGGCGGCCGCGCCCGCCACGGTCAGCGTCAGCGGGACCGGCCGGGCGGCCGCCGCACCGGACCTGGCGATCCTGTCCGTCGGGGTCGAGGCGACCCGTAAGACGGCGAAGGAGGCGATGGCCGCGCAGAGCACCGCCGCCAAGGCCCTGCTGGACGTGCTGCACAAGCAGGGGATCGAGGACCGGGACATCCGGACCGACAGCCTCTCGCTCTCTCCGGTGTACACGCAGAGCCCCGAGGGGGAGAGCAAGGTGACCGGGTACCAGGCCGGGCAGTCCTTCTCCGTGAAGGTCCGCGACCTCGACAGGACCGGGCAGGTCATCGGCGCCGTCAACGACGCCACGGGGGACGAGGGCCGGATCAACGGCGTCGTCTTCGACGTCGCCGACCCGTCGGCGCTGCGGGTGAAGGCGCGCGAGGCCGCCTTCCAGGACGCGTACGAGAAGGCCTCGCAGCACGCGCGGCTCAGCGGACACCGGCTCGGCCGCCTGGTCTCCCTCAGCGAGGGCGACTCCATGCGCCCCGGCCACGGCGCCGTCCCCTCGATGCCCGCGGACGAGTCGGGGGTCCCGCTGGCTCCCGGAGAGATCGAGGAGCAGGTCACGGTCTCGGCGGTCTTCGAACTGCTCTGA
- a CDS encoding STM4014 family protein, producing the protein MTPAPRPVVVGDPAGRRVAFLQDALRTAGLPGARVVSWPDVLGGRARFAAGETVRIDSPGEDPEADRLLRGVDDPARVEGSGRWYARFTAAVSELAETVGDAGAALVDDPGELAVLFDKRLSHGRLRAAGVPVPDSPTSGPAAPAVGGWADLRSLLGEAGLRRVFVKLAHGSSASGVFAVETNGTGRIQATTSVERAPDGRLFNSLRVRRYTSEREIASIVDALAPDGLHVERWLPKATQDGRAADLRVVVIDGRATHAVVRTSRSPMTNLHLGGARGDLAAARAAIIAAGGRWEDALGVCERAAAAFPGTRCVGVDLLPATGWRRFAVGEVNAFGDLLPRLTGLPGSGAEGLDTYAAQVAAHFPGPLSSDATRTRPSDAAPRTTGTSTT; encoded by the coding sequence ATGACCCCCGCCCCGCGCCCCGTCGTCGTCGGTGATCCGGCGGGCCGCCGTGTCGCGTTCCTCCAGGACGCGCTGCGGACCGCCGGGCTGCCCGGGGCGCGGGTGGTGTCCTGGCCGGACGTGCTGGGCGGCCGGGCGCGGTTCGCCGCCGGCGAGACCGTACGGATCGACTCGCCCGGTGAGGATCCGGAGGCCGACCGGCTGCTGCGCGGCGTCGACGACCCGGCCCGGGTCGAGGGTTCGGGCCGCTGGTACGCCCGGTTCACCGCCGCCGTCTCGGAGCTCGCGGAGACCGTCGGAGACGCGGGAGCCGCGCTCGTCGACGACCCCGGCGAGCTCGCGGTCCTGTTCGACAAACGGCTGAGCCACGGCCGGCTGCGAGCGGCCGGTGTGCCGGTGCCCGACTCGCCGACCTCCGGGCCCGCCGCCCCGGCCGTGGGCGGCTGGGCGGACCTCCGTTCGCTGCTCGGCGAGGCCGGCCTGCGGCGGGTGTTCGTGAAGCTCGCGCACGGCTCCTCCGCGTCGGGAGTGTTCGCGGTGGAGACGAACGGCACGGGCAGGATCCAGGCGACCACCTCGGTGGAGCGCGCACCGGACGGACGTCTCTTCAACTCCCTGCGGGTACGGCGCTACACGAGCGAGCGGGAGATCGCCTCGATCGTGGACGCCCTCGCCCCCGACGGGCTGCACGTCGAGCGCTGGCTGCCGAAGGCCACCCAGGACGGCCGCGCCGCCGACCTGCGGGTGGTGGTGATCGACGGCCGGGCCACCCATGCCGTCGTCCGCACCAGCCGCTCCCCGATGACCAATCTGCATCTGGGCGGCGCCCGGGGCGACCTGGCCGCCGCCCGGGCCGCGATCATCGCGGCCGGCGGGCGGTGGGAGGACGCGCTCGGCGTGTGCGAGCGGGCCGCCGCCGCCTTCCCCGGCACCCGGTGCGTGGGCGTCGACCTGCTGCCCGCGACCGGCTGGCGCCGCTTCGCGGTGGGCGAGGTCAATGCCTTCGGCGACCTGCTGCCGAGGCTCACGGGTCTGCCGGGCAGCGGCGCCGAGGGCCTCGACACGTACGCGGCGCAGGTCGCCGCCCACTTCCCCGGCCCACTCTCCTCCGACGCGACCCGCACCCGCCCGTCCGACGCAGCCCCCCGCACCACAGGAACGAGCACCACGTGA
- a CDS encoding STM4013/SEN3800 family hydrolase, which produces MNAIVGSHDLLLVTLDTLRYDVAAELAAEGRIPHLARHLPGGAWERRHAPGSFTYASHQAIFAGFLPTPAAPGPHPRLFAARFAGSETTADGTFVHDTPDLVSALAGEGYRTVCVGGVGFFNKQPPLGSVLPGLFQESHWEPSFGVASPTSFASQVDRAEEVVAALPRERRLFLFVNVSALHQPNWFHSPGATPEAGDSRATHAAALEYVDRHIGRLFAAMSSRRPCFAIVCSDHGTAYGEDGHTGHRLGHEVVWTVPYAQFVLDGPAQEATA; this is translated from the coding sequence ATGAACGCGATCGTCGGCAGCCACGACCTGCTCCTGGTCACCCTCGACACGCTGCGGTACGACGTGGCGGCCGAGCTGGCGGCCGAGGGGCGCATCCCGCATCTGGCCCGGCATCTACCCGGCGGCGCCTGGGAGCGGCGGCACGCGCCCGGCAGCTTCACGTACGCCTCCCACCAGGCGATCTTCGCGGGTTTCCTGCCGACCCCGGCCGCTCCCGGGCCGCACCCCCGGCTCTTCGCGGCCCGTTTCGCGGGCAGCGAGACGACGGCCGACGGCACTTTCGTCCACGACACCCCGGACCTCGTCTCGGCGCTCGCCGGCGAGGGCTACCGGACGGTCTGCGTCGGCGGGGTGGGCTTCTTCAACAAGCAGCCGCCGCTCGGCTCCGTACTCCCCGGCCTGTTCCAGGAGAGCCACTGGGAGCCGTCCTTCGGCGTCGCGTCCCCGACCTCCTTCGCGTCCCAGGTGGACCGCGCCGAGGAGGTCGTCGCCGCGCTCCCCCGCGAGCGCCGGCTCTTCCTCTTCGTCAACGTGTCCGCGCTCCACCAGCCCAACTGGTTCCACAGCCCGGGGGCGACGCCCGAGGCCGGGGACTCCCGGGCCACACACGCGGCGGCCCTCGAATACGTCGACCGGCACATCGGACGCCTCTTCGCCGCGATGAGCAGCCGCCGGCCCTGCTTCGCGATCGTCTGCTCGGACCACGGCACCGCGTACGGGGAGGACGGCCACACCGGACACCGGCTCGGCCACGAGGTCGTGTGGACCGTGCCGTACGCGCAGTTCGTCCTGGACGGCCCCGCGCAGGAGGCGACGGCATGA
- a CDS encoding DUF6745 domain-containing protein, with translation MVKDEDLGDTGMNRTTAQDTWRAVAAATGPADRAAAEAGVRLAYRTAGLAEPARVLWADSPLAAVALVRGLDGAGRSVRDEVRTRPWAEERRRLHDALGPAGWAAHWQATGAGLWDLTRELADRIRAGVTEAAAERVTDGTAREATAVRLVLFDAVLGQHDAAWLAAFDGRGERLAGLAAVARHAGWWWPYENVAVVCERPVELHRDEAGRLDRGDGPALAYPDGFALHAWRGMSVDADFLAGLAGLTPELIRAEENAELRRVMLEYYGYDRYLAESGARHQHRDETGVLWRVELADDEDVVMVEVVNSTPEPDGSHRTYWLRVPPSTRTAREGVAWTFGLSAEAYEPLVQT, from the coding sequence ATGGTCAAGGACGAGGACTTGGGGGACACCGGAATGAACCGCACCACCGCACAGGACACGTGGCGGGCCGTCGCCGCGGCCACCGGACCGGCCGATCGCGCCGCCGCCGAGGCCGGCGTCCGGCTCGCCTACCGCACGGCGGGGCTCGCCGAGCCCGCGCGCGTGCTCTGGGCGGACTCGCCGCTCGCGGCCGTCGCACTCGTCAGAGGGCTTGACGGCGCGGGCCGTTCGGTACGGGACGAGGTGCGCACCCGGCCCTGGGCCGAGGAGCGGCGACGCCTCCACGACGCGCTCGGACCCGCGGGCTGGGCGGCGCACTGGCAGGCGACCGGCGCGGGGCTCTGGGACCTCACGCGGGAGCTCGCCGACCGGATCCGGGCCGGGGTGACGGAGGCTGCCGCGGAACGGGTCACCGACGGGACCGCGCGGGAGGCGACCGCCGTGCGGCTCGTGCTGTTCGACGCGGTGCTCGGCCAGCACGACGCCGCCTGGCTGGCCGCCTTCGACGGCCGGGGCGAGCGGCTCGCGGGGCTCGCCGCAGTCGCCCGGCACGCGGGCTGGTGGTGGCCCTACGAGAACGTCGCCGTGGTCTGCGAGCGCCCGGTGGAGCTCCACCGGGACGAGGCCGGGCGCCTCGACCGGGGCGACGGCCCGGCGCTCGCCTACCCCGACGGCTTCGCCCTGCACGCCTGGCGGGGCATGTCGGTGGACGCCGACTTCCTGGCCGGTCTCGCCGGCCTCACCCCCGAGCTGATCCGCGCGGAGGAGAACGCCGAACTGCGGCGCGTGATGCTGGAGTACTACGGCTACGACCGCTACCTCGCGGAGTCGGGTGCCCGGCACCAGCACCGCGACGAGACGGGCGTTCTGTGGCGCGTCGAACTGGCCGACGACGAGGACGTGGTGATGGTCGAGGTGGTCAACTCCACCCCCGAACCGGACGGCAGCCACCGCACGTACTGGCTGCGGGTGCCGCCCTCGACGCGGACCGCGCGGGAGGGCGTGGCCTGGACCTTCGGGCTCTCCGCCGAGGCGTACGAGCCGCTCGTCCAGACCTGA
- a CDS encoding STM4011 family radical SAM protein, whose translation MDLTLLYRGPLASCDFDCPYCPFAKRRDSREQLRADRAALDRFTGWAAGQTGDRLRILFTPWGEGLVRSWYRRALVDLSRLPHVERVAIQTNLSCRTDWLAEADPETVALWCTYHPGQTPYERFLGKCRELAARGIRFSVGVVGLPEHRDDARRLRAALPPHVYLWVNAAEGHTYTDAEAEEWTGIDPLFPYSRRPHRSAGLPCRTGESVISVDGEGTVRRCHFVKAELGNLYDGSYRAALRPRACPLAVCDCHIGYVHLETLPLYDVFAGGVLERIPAGVGGPGGPTGA comes from the coding sequence GTGGATCTGACCCTGCTCTACCGCGGCCCGCTCGCCTCCTGCGACTTCGACTGCCCCTACTGCCCCTTCGCCAAACGCCGGGACAGCCGCGAGCAGCTGCGCGCGGACCGGGCCGCGCTCGACCGGTTCACCGGGTGGGCCGCCGGACAGACCGGCGACCGGCTGCGGATCCTCTTCACCCCGTGGGGCGAGGGCCTGGTGCGCTCCTGGTACCGGCGGGCCCTGGTCGACCTGTCACGGCTGCCGCACGTGGAGCGGGTGGCGATCCAGACCAACCTCAGCTGCCGGACCGACTGGCTGGCGGAGGCGGACCCCGAGACCGTCGCCCTCTGGTGCACGTACCACCCGGGCCAGACGCCGTACGAACGCTTCCTCGGCAAGTGCCGCGAGCTGGCCGCCCGGGGCATCCGGTTCAGCGTCGGCGTGGTCGGCCTGCCCGAGCACCGTGACGACGCCCGCCGGCTGCGCGCGGCCCTGCCGCCGCACGTCTACCTCTGGGTGAACGCAGCCGAGGGCCACACGTACACGGACGCGGAGGCCGAGGAGTGGACGGGGATCGACCCGCTCTTCCCCTACAGCAGACGGCCGCACCGCTCGGCGGGGCTGCCGTGCCGTACCGGCGAGTCGGTGATCTCGGTGGACGGCGAGGGGACCGTGCGGCGCTGCCACTTCGTCAAGGCCGAGCTGGGGAACCTGTACGACGGTTCGTACCGCGCCGCGCTGCGCCCCCGGGCCTGCCCCCTCGCCGTCTGCGACTGCCACATCGGCTACGTCCATCTGGAGACGCTGCCGCTGTACGACGTCTTCGCCGGCGGGGTCCTGGAGCGGATCCCGGCCGGCGTCGGCGGCCCCGGCGGTCCTACAGGGGCATGA